AATTTACTGCATGGTGAAGGTATTGGAGAAGAAACATCATGCTGATCCGCAATCAATTTGATAAACCAGacgatgagaattttggaaagaTCACACTGTCAGATGTTGTTGAGAATCATGATCGACACATATTCAGGGAAGAATGGTTGAGCACTATCTATATGCATTCTCAGTCGCAAAGAAAGCAATTTCTGAAAAGGATTTCAGTGATGCAAGTTGATTTAGCTTTAAGTGGAAGTGAAGTATTCTTAAGAATAAGATCTAGTAAGAATCATCCTTATAGTTTGATCTATTATTTCATCAGCAATCGAGCTGGAAGATTCAAACCTTCATTTCAGAGGTAAATAAATGCTTAAACTGGAGTGAGTGTTCCTGCATATGACACATTTCTTTTTGGTCTGGAGAGGATCTCTACATGGAACTGGGGACCTTTCAACAGTCATTGCTCACATCTTGCTGCTATTTGTGTTTCTCGTGCTCTCTAAGAAATCACATACAAGAAGATCCCTCTTTAATTTATGATCGGTGGTGACTATCTGTGTGATCAGCATAATTTACAACCATTTGGAAGTGTCAGTATAAACTATACCACTAAAATATTGATGCGCCTGCAAAACATGTGTTGATTCTAAAATTTCAGGGCCCCCTGAGATGTAGGCAATTCTATTGAACTAATGAAGCAAGGATCTCGCAAGGATTTGATGTTGAGATTCTCAGACACCAACCAGTTAATTCTTGCTTGGATCTACCAGGTTCAGATAGAAAGCGAGAAGCCTACATGGTAGTTAGTCGTTGATCATTAGAATTAAGCCATAAGGAACATTTCCAATCACTTGCAATAGGTTTATTGCAAGGGGAAAAAGGGAATTCACATGGCAATATAATTCTTCTTGACAACATGTGCTTCATTCCACCATAGAAAACTATGGAAAGTTGCATCAAATATCTCTATATTTGTATTCATTTAAATTTGGTACAACCTTACAATCTTTTGCTGTCAGTGAACAAAAGGAGGAACACATTTTTACCCCACCACCAATTAGACATACACACTCCATTCTATCTTCATGCTGTTGGATCGAAGATGGCAAAGCGAGCTGAACTGTGGATTCTAACAGCACATCAGCTCTTGCAGGTCCGCGTCCATGTCTGCTTACCTTCTCCTCCAGCGTCGGCATGGAATCAAGCTTGGTTTCCTGGGCGTCATCGTGTCTTCCCTCCTCTGTCACAGAATTGATATCACGAACCCTCACATCGATCCAACCATCGGATGAAGAACAAGAACTCCAATCGGGCAGCTGCGTGTTTGCGAGATCCCGGACTCGACCAACAGCAGGAGGAAGAACACGAGAAGCTGGACCTTCTGCTGCTACCGATTCCATCGGGCCCCAATCCGTAGAACAGGATGGGGGGGATCTGGAAGACGAGGACCATTGAGATAACCCAAAGACACTCCGAGGCGAGGCGTCTGCCACACTGCAATGTTTGCCGTCCACGGCGGCGGCTTCCGCAGAGTCATCGACAAGATCATCATCTGGGGCCACGAATGGATGCTGCAGCAGCATCTCCGCGGTCCACCGCTCCGCCGGGTCCTTGACGAAGCAGCGGCGCAGGAAATCCTTCCCCTCCTCCGACAGCTCGCTCGGGATCTCCGGCAGTTGATCGCCGAACCCGATCCTGTAGAGCAATTCCCACGCGTCTCCGCCACCTGGACGCCCCCACGCCGGCCTACCGGACACCATCTCCGCCACCGCGCATCCCACCGACCAGATGTCCGCCGGGGCCCCGCACTCGCCCCGCGCCGCCGATTCGGGCGACATGTACAGAGGCGTGCCTCGGATTCCGCCGCCGGCGCCGGCGCCGCCGTGAATCTTGTCTCCGATCCTCTGTGCGAGGCCGAAATCCGCGATTTTGACGTCTCCACCGCGGCGGTCGACCAGTATGTTCT
Above is a genomic segment from Musa acuminata AAA Group cultivar baxijiao chromosome BXJ3-4, Cavendish_Baxijiao_AAA, whole genome shotgun sequence containing:
- the LOC135636113 gene encoding mitogen-activated protein kinase kinase kinase 20-like codes for the protein MRGIYLLAVTIPPQASPSPFHETPAEQVRREKLHELKPLLLLLLIAAAQSHREEEEEEEEETERESMEWTRGAVVGRGSFGTVSLAFVRGEDEHRQLPPLMAVKSAPLPRAAFLREEKAVLSDLQDCPHVVRCFGEEVAPDAATGTPTYNLFLEFVAGGTLHDLLRRSGGSLRESAVRRYARSILRGLHCVHSRGYAHCDVKLQNILVDRRGGDVKIADFGLAQRIGDKIHGGAGAGGGIRGTPLYMSPESAARGECGAPADIWSVGCAVAEMVSGRPAWGRPGGGDAWELLYRIGFGDQLPEIPSELSEEGKDFLRRCFVKDPAERWTAEMLLQHPFVAPDDDLVDDSAEAAAVDGKHCSVADASPRSVFGLSQWSSSSRSPPSCSTDWGPMESVAAEGPASRVLPPAVGRVRDLANTQLPDWSSCSSSDGWIDVRVRDINSVTEEGRHDDAQETKLDSMPTLEEKVSRHGRGPARADVLLESTVQLALPSSIQQHEDRMECVCLIGGGVKMCSSFCSLTAKDCKVVPNLNEYKYRDI